Genomic window (Tardiphaga sp. vice304):
CCGGCTGCGGCGCGGCGTCGAGCGTCATCTCCAGGCCGAACGGAAATTCCGGGGCGGCGTGCAGGGGAAGGCTCGATAGCAGGGCCGCGCCGACCACGCCGGCACGCAACAGGTTGATCGCTGACATCATCGGGACTCTCGAAAGTGGAAACGGCAATGCGGCAAAGATGCGCCGTCGGAGACTACCGGGTCACGTATAAATCGGGCGCCACCATGACGCGCTGCCTTCCCTCTCCCCTTGTGGGAGAGGGTGGACGCGCAAAGCGCGGCCGGGTGAGGGGTAACCACAAACGCCGTCACTCAGTACCCCCTCATCCGTCACGGACTTCGTCCGTGCCACCTTCTCCCACAAGGGGCGAAGGAAGACCGAGTGCCGCCTCTTGTGCGGCAGTTTTTTTCGCGGTGGGCACGCTTCGCTTTGCCCACCCTACGCTTTACGGCTTCAGCACCATTTCCGTGAACGGATAGACATAGGCCTGCAGCATGACGAAGCAGCCGACCATGCAGGCCAGCACGATCGAGTGCCAGAACACGAAGCGCAGGATGGTGCCCTCATGCCCGAACCAGCCGGTCGCGGTGGAGGCCACCACGATCGACTGCGCGTCGATCATCTTGCCCATCACGCCGCCGGAGGAATTCGCCGCACTCATCAGGATCGGCGACAGGCCGAGCTGCTCCGACGTGATCTTCTGCAGGTTGCCGAACAGAACGTTGGACGCGGTATCCGATCCGGTCAGCGCCACGCCGAGCCAGCCCAGCAAGGTGCCGAAGAACGGGTACAGCACGCCGGTCGCGGCAAAGGCGAGGCCGAGCGTCGCGTCGACGCCGGACAGCCTTGTCAGCGTGCCGATCGCCAGCATCGCCGAGATCGTGATCAGCGAATAGGCGCATAGCTTTATGGTGCGGCCGTATTCCGCGATCATCCTGGCCGGCGTGAAGCCCATGACAAAGCCGGAGATGATGGCGGCGAGCAGCATGCCGGAACCGGTGAACGAGACATAGGTGAAGGCGAACACCGCGCCCTCGGGCGTGGGCTTGGGCGCCACCGGCGGCACCTTGTTGATCATGTTGTGCAGCTCGGGCACCGGATAGTTCCAGGTGAAGATCGGGTTGACGATGCCCTTGAACCAGTTGGTGCCCCAGATCAGCAGGATCGCGCACAGGATGATCCACGGCGTCAGCGCGCGCCACACCTCTGCCCTGGTCAGCGGATCGGTATTGAACGGCTTGACCGGCGGCACGGTGGAGGCGGAGTCGTCCTTGGTGCGCAGCGCCGCCGAGGTCCAGATCCGCTTCGGCTGCCAGACTTTCAGGAACAGGATCAGCGTCGCCATCGAGATCAGCGACGCGCCGATGTCGACGATCCACGGGTTGATGTAGTTCGAGATCAGGAACTGCGGAATCGCGAAGGACAGGGCGGTGACGAGGATTGCCGGCCAGACTTCCTTCATGCCCTTCCAGCCGGCAAAGGCCCACACCACCCAGAACGGCACGATCATCGAGAACACCGGCAACTGCCGGCCGACCATCGCGCCGAGGATGAACGGGTCGAAGCCGGTGACCGTGGCCAGGCCCTGGATCGGCGTGCCCAGCGCGCCATAGGCGACCGGCGCGGTGTTGGCGATCAGCGACAGGCCCGAGGCGGCGAGCGGCGAGAAGCCGAGCCCGATCAGGATGGCGCCGGTAACGGCCACCGGCGTACCGAAGCCCGACGCGCCTTCGAAAAACGCGCCGAACGAGAATGCAATCAGCAGTATCTGCAGGCGGCGGTCATTGGTGACGCCGCCGATCGCACGCTGCAGGATCTCGAAGCGGCCTGAGTCGACCGTGAGGCGATACATGAAGATGACGTTGAGCACGATCCAGCCGATCGGGAAGAAGCCGGTGACCACGCCGAGCAGCGAGGCGCGCACCGACATGTTGGCGGGCATCGTGAAGGCGTAGATCGCGACGAGATTCGCCAGCACCAGCGCAATGATCGCGGCGACATGCGCCTTGACCTTGTTGGTCGCGATTAGCACCAACAGCACGACCACCGGAATGGCGGCGACGATGGTCGACAGCGTACCGCTGTTGAATGGATTGTAGACCTGATTCCACATGGCGCTTCTCCCCACACTCGTTACGTCGCCCGGACCCGCGTGGTGGATCAGGA
Coding sequences:
- a CDS encoding L-lactate permease, with the translated sequence MWNQVYNPFNSGTLSTIVAAIPVVVLLVLIATNKVKAHVAAIIALVLANLVAIYAFTMPANMSVRASLLGVVTGFFPIGWIVLNVIFMYRLTVDSGRFEILQRAIGGVTNDRRLQILLIAFSFGAFFEGASGFGTPVAVTGAILIGLGFSPLAASGLSLIANTAPVAYGALGTPIQGLATVTGFDPFILGAMVGRQLPVFSMIVPFWVVWAFAGWKGMKEVWPAILVTALSFAIPQFLISNYINPWIVDIGASLISMATLILFLKVWQPKRIWTSAALRTKDDSASTVPPVKPFNTDPLTRAEVWRALTPWIILCAILLIWGTNWFKGIVNPIFTWNYPVPELHNMINKVPPVAPKPTPEGAVFAFTYVSFTGSGMLLAAIISGFVMGFTPARMIAEYGRTIKLCAYSLITISAMLAIGTLTRLSGVDATLGLAFAATGVLYPFFGTLLGWLGVALTGSDTASNVLFGNLQKITSEQLGLSPILMSAANSSGGVMGKMIDAQSIVVASTATGWFGHEGTILRFVFWHSIVLACMVGCFVMLQAYVYPFTEMVLKP